In the genome of Thiorhodovibrio winogradskyi, the window CGACGCAAATCCGCTGCCGCTTCGGGATAGTTCTCTTCCCAGCGCTTCCTTCCAGTCGTCAAGGGCTTGGCACTCAGACACACGACTCCAGTGCGCGCCTCGCCGAGACCCGTTTCCACCATCTCGCGCCCCCAGCCAAACAGCGACTCGGCTTTTCGCGCGCTGCCTGCGCAGTATTTCAGGGTCATCTCAGCGACAAAGGCACGACGCTCGCAACCGTGCATTTTCGAGGCCGCGAATCGGATGTCCGCAACATGTTCGCAGGTGGGCAACGAGTTTGATGGTAGCGCCATTTCTTAAAAACTCTCCAACAATCAGAAAGGCTTCCATTATTACCCATGTTCTGAGTCAGAAAAAGCCTTCAAGAGGCTAAATTATGGTAGCTTTATTAGTTGAAATCACCTAAAGGCCACGGTGCTGGTGAAGCTTGGCTCCTGCTGGGCGTGCTCCTCGGCGAGTCGACGCAAATCCGCTGCCGCTTCGGGATAGTTCTCTTCCCAGCGCTTCCTTCCAGTCGTCAAGGGCTTGGCACTCAGACACACGACTCCAGCGCGCGCCTCGCCGAGACCCGTTTCCACCATCTCGCGCCCCCAGCCAAACAGCGACTCGGCTTTTCGCGCGCTGCCTGCGCAGTATTTCAGGGTCATCTCAGCGACAAAGGCACGACGCTCGCAACCGTGCATTTTCGAGGCCGCGAATCGGATGTCCGCAACATGTTCGCAGGTGGGCAACGAGTTTGATGGTAGCGCCATTTCTTAAAAACTCTCCAACAATCAGAAAGGCTTCCATTATTACCCATGTTCTGAGTCAGAAAAAGCCTTCAAGAGGCTAAATTATGGTAGCTTTATTAGTTGAAATCACCTAAATGCCATAGGCTTCGCGGTAGTTGACCGTGATCCAGTAGGCGTAGAGCTTGGCCACCGCATAGGGTGAGCGCGGGTAGAAGGGAGTGCGCTCGGTTTGGGGAATTTCCTGCACCAGACCGTAGAGTTCGGAGGTCGAGGCTTGGTAGAATCGGGTCTTGCGTTCCAGCCCGAGGATGCGGATGGCTTCGATCAGGCGCAGGGCGCCGAGGGCGTCGGAGTTTGCGGTGTATTCGGGTTCTTCGAAGGATACCGCGACATGGCTCTGGGCGGCCAGATTGTAGAGTTCATCCGGCTGCACCTGCTGCATGATGCGGATGAGACTGGATGAATCGGTCAAATCGCCATGATGCAAAATCAACCACTATGGACTGGAAGTCCATAGTATGGATTGCGACTGAAAGTCGCAATTTCGGTTAGAAACCGACTGAAAGCCGAGACTGACTGAAGTCAGTTAAATCATGACTCAAAGTCATTCAACGGTAAAACCATCATCTTGATGGTTCGGATGATCTTCGTGATGTTTCAAATATTCTCGGATCATCTCGTCAGTTACATGACCCGAACTAAATGCCGCATACCCAATCGCCCAGAAATGCCTTCCCCAATAACGCTTACCAAGCTGCGGAAATTCTTCCTGTAATTTACGTGAACTACGGCCTTTAAACCATTTGACCAGATCACTTATTGAGTATTTTGGCGGATACGATATATACAGGTGAACATGATCCTTGCTCACTGCACCACTGATAATCTGAACGTCGTTTTGCGCACATACTTGCCGGATAATTTCACGCGTACGATACCCCACCTCTTTCGTCAACACCGCATAGCGATATTTCGTTACCCAAATCAGGTGAACTTTCAGGTCGTGAACTGTATGTGACGATTTTCTGTAAGACCTCATAAATGAGAGTTTACTAAAAGTCTTGCACTAAAGTGCATAGTTTTCACTAAACGGTTGGGACAATAAAGCGCCGCTGAGCCTCATGCGGATCCTGATACAGATGATCGATACGATCGGTGTTAAACAGCGAACTGCGGCGTTTGATGCCATGCATTCATAGCCCTTCTCCAGCAACAATTCCGCTAAATAAGAGCCATCCTGACCGGTCACGCCGGTAATGAGTGCAACTTTTGACATGGGCACAATCCTGGTTTTCTGTTGTGTGGTGGTTGTTCAGTGGTGTAAGGCGTCGAGTTCCGCGAGGGTCATCTCCCGGATCAAAGCGGCAAAGTCGGTCTCCGGCTCCCAGCCCAACACCGTGCGCGCCTTGGTGGCATCGCCAACCAAGTGGAGCGGCTCGGCGGGACGCATCAGGTGTGGATCGGTCTCCACATAGTCCTGCCAGTGCAGGCCGTGGGCATGGAAGGCCAGTTCCAGCACATCCTGCACCCGGTGCAGGCGCCCGGTGGCAAAGATGTAGTCATCCGGGGTGTCATGCTGCAAGGCCAGCCACATGCCCCGCACGGTATCGCGCGCGTGGCCCCAGTCGCGTTGAGCGCTGGTGTCACCCAGCTTGAGTGTGTGTTGTCGTCCGGCCTTAATCTCTGCGGCGGCGCGACAGATTTTGCGCGTCACAAAGCCCTCGCCGCGCCGGGGTGATTCATGGTTGTAGAGGATGCCGTTGACCGCAAACAGCCCGTGCGCCTCGCGATACACCTTGACTAACTGGGTGGCGAACGCCTTGGCGCAGCCATAGGGATTGACGGGGGCGAAAGGGGTGCTTTCGGTCTGCGGCGACTCCGTGGGGCGGCCAAAGAGTTCCGATGAGGTGGCATGGAAAAAGCGCGGCATTGCGGGCAGATCACGCAGGATTTCGAGCAGCCGCAGGGTGCCCATGGCAGTGAATTCGCAGGTGGTTTCCGGGATCTCGAAGCTCAGGCCCACGTGACTTTGTCCGGCCAGGTGGTTGACCTCCTGGGGCGCGACCTTGTGCAGCACCCGGCGTAAGGTGGTGGGGTCGTCGAGGTCGGCGTAGTGCAGGAACAGGCGGCGGTTATGGATGCTGGCATCATGGTAGAGATGCGCGAGCCGACTGCGCTCCAGGGAGCTGGTGCGGCGCACGGTGCCATGGACTTCATAGCCTTGCGCGAGCAGCAGCTCGGTGAGATAGGAGCCATCCTGGCCGGTGATGCCGGTAATGAGGGCGCTTGGCATAGTGAATAACCTATAGAAGTCGGCGCGAGCAAGCCAAGGTTGATGGCCTGGGCGAGATTAATTCATGCGAACGGGGCGGGCGGTATGGCAGCCTATGAGAAAAATATCAAATCGAACCCAGCCCCTTGGAATTAACTGGAACCCGGTTCCTTTGATTCCCCGGCTTTCCGTCGGTGGTTGTTAAATCTGATCGAAGCCTTCAGGCACGACATCGGGAACCGCTGATAAAGCTGCTCGAAACTTTTCTTCCGACGCGCGTTGAGATCGCTCCTGCAGATACGCTTCTGTCGTTAAGGCGGCAAGTTTTTCTGCCACCGCCGTCGCTATAAATTGCTCAATCGGGATTGAATCTTCTCCCGCCGCTTTTTGCAGCATTTGGTGAAGGGAATCTGGTAGACAAACAGAGACGAACGCCATCACAATATCCCCAAACGAACGAGAAAAGTACGCGGATTCATCACCTGGATCCCAAATGACTCTGCTTTCTTAAAATCACGCTCGTTCCACGTAATAATTTGCGATTGAGAAGAGACAGCGAGTTCAAGCACAAAATCATCATTAGCGTCCCGCAATGTAGGACGCCAAAGGTAGAAAATTTTATGGTAATGAGAGCTTGCGCATATAAAATCGATAATATCGTCGATTTGCGTATCGGATAAGGATAGATTTTCACGTTTGAGAACTGACTCATACTCCGCGACTAACGGAACTGAAACATGTGGAGTAAACAAGTTACTCCCAATGAGTCTCAACAGACGAAAAGAACTACCCTTAGAAGACTTCAGAGCAGCTAGAAGAACATTTGTATCAATAACAATATTTTGTGTTCCATTCATTTGAGGTCACACCTTATGGGGTTCAAAATTAAATCGAACCTGACCCCTTTGATTCCACTCCACATTCGACAGATTGCCCTGCTCCATCCGTGCCGCAGCAACGCTGACCTTAGCGGCGGCCAGCGGATCGAGTGTCGCAAACCACTCTGCATAAGGGCTGCGCCCATCGGGCAAGTGCAGTTGCTTGACATGGTAAGTCATCGAAGGAATGGTAACACATCCGTTTCCATTCGCCTCAACTGTACAAACACGAAAAACCCCGCCCCGAATGAACGGGAGCGGGGTTGGAAAGGGTGCGTGCGTCCTTGCCCTTGCGGTCTGGGGTGCCGGGCTTGGCAGGTGCTGCGCCCGGCGCAGAAAACGTGGTCTGTCCCCGTTTCCCCCCCGTTTCCCCCCTCGCGGTCAGGCCGCTGAGCGATGGGCGCCGTCGCGGCAGGTTGCGGGGCCTCGGGCTCGGCCTCCGCTTGCGGCTCAATCATCATCCGCACCTCCAACCAACCGGGGCGCGCTGCCGGCGCGGTGGATGTGGCGCTGGCGAGCCTGGGCAGCAGGAGTTGCGGATCAGTCCCCAGGCTGTCGAGGATCAGCTCGGGCTCGGTCGTGAGCGGCTGGGCATCGCCTTTCAGGGTCAGCGCGGCCAAGGCCTCGGGCGTCTCGGCGCTGTACAGCAACGCATCGGTCTCGGCCGCGCGCAGCCGCAGCGCGGCGATGTGCACCCGCACCGGGCGGTCAGCGGGGTCCAGGCGCAAGGGCTGCTGGCTGAGATCCAGCCCTTCGGGCAGCGCAAAGCGCAGCTCGACCCATTGGCCTGGCTTCAACCAGTGTAAGGTCGAGGCAGCTTCGCGGTAGGTTGGCGGCTGCGGTTGCGGAAAGTACAGTTGGACCTTCACCGGCGCGCCGAGCACCCGCAGGTTCAGCCCACAGCGCCCGATGCCCTCCTCCGCCCGCCCGGCATACTCGGCCTCGGCGGCGGCCAGCGCGGGCTTGAGTGGCGCGAGGGCGACGCGCACCTGGGCCACCGACCAAGCCTCGGCCTTGGCCTGCTTGAGCACCGCGACCAGCTCCGCCACCAACGCATGGTCAGACGGGATCGCGCCTTCGCGGGGAAGCACCGCCGGCGGCGGTGGACCACTGTTGAGATGTCGACGCACCTCGGCGGCGTAGCTCGCCTCCAGCACCCGATCCCGCGGGTCGAGCCCGGCGATCAGCAGCAGGCCGGTGGTGTGGGCATTGAGTGCAAGCAGCGTCAGCTCGGGGCGGCAGTCGCGCAAAATTCGGTGAAGTTTCCAGATGTCACCGGTCCAGGCACCGCTGCGCCGATGGCGCTCGGCCTGGGTGGGATGGCAGGGGTAGATATCATCGATGGCGACCAGCGTATGCGGCGCGGCATGGCGCTCTACGTTGATCAGGTCGCGTAGGGCGAACTCGAACAGGTGCATGCCATCGATGAACACCAGATCCGGCGGTTGTTGCAGCACCGTCTTGGCCTGGTCGCGGAAGAAGGCGTCGCTGCTGCAGGTGAGGATCCGCGCTTGCTCACTCAGAGGGGCTTGCAGCAGGAGATCGGGACGTGGGTCGATGCCGCGTGCTCGGCCGGGCGCGCGCGCCAGGCTCAGGCCGGCATCGACGCCAATCTCCAGGTACTGCTCGGTGCCAAGCTGGGCATGCAGCCAGGCCAGCACATCGTGCTTGTGGCAGTCGCCCCAGGTGCGGTTTTCCTCAGGCGTACCGCCGAAGCCTTGGTGGTTGCAGGCCATGGCCTCGCCAAGGCGCTGATAGACGGACTCTGGGGTCTGTTCCTGCAATCGATCCGCCAGGTCCTGCCAACATTTCAAGATGCTGTCTTTGGTGTCGGGGCTGCCGAAGATACCGCCATCGAAGAGCGGAGCCAAACCACAGCACTGTACTACCCGCAGCATCTCTGGTTTGCGCTATACTGCACCAATAGTATGAATATCAGTGTTTTCTGAAGGTAACTCAGGAGATTGCGCCATGGGAACCGTCCGTAAGACCATCACATTGACGATGCAGCAAGACAGCTGGATAGCAGCCCAAATCAGCGCAGGAAACTACACCAATGACAGCGAGTACATCCGCGACCTGATCCGACGTGAGCAAGAGCGCAGCGCGGAGACCACAGCGATCCGATCTGCCCTGATCGAAGGAGAAACCAGCGGCGAACCCCGGCGTTTCGACGCTGCTACGTTCAAACAAAGGGTGCGAACATCGCATGGCTGAGTATCGCCTGACACCTGCGGCCGAGGGTGACCTAGAATCGATCTGGAATTACACGGCTGGGCAATGGGGTATCGAGCAGGCGGATCGTTACATCGACTTTCTTACGGAGGCGTTTGCAGAATTAGCGGACACTCCAAAGATCGCTCCAAGCTGTGAGCACATCCGACCAGGCTATCGCCGATTGGCTGTTGAGCGCCACATCATTTACTTTCGTGTGACCGACTACGGCATTGCCGTTATTCGAGTATTGCACGACCGAATGGATGCATCACGACACCTTTAGCTCAATGGATTTGCGCTGTCTCGCCCGTCGCTCTAAAAGCTGCGGCGCCCTACGAGTTAAGTAAACTGTCCCTGGAATTCCCCGAATTCCCCTGGAATTCCCTGGAATTCCTGAGCCGATCCTCGGCATCAAGCCCCTTGAGCCGGTCCTCGGGATCGTAGCGATTGAGCACCACGTCGGCATCAAGCCCCTTGAGCCGGTCCTCGGCATCAAGCCCCTTGAGCCGATCCTCAGGATCGAAGCGCTTGAGAATCGATTCGGGGTCGCTGCGGATGGCCTCGTCAATGGCCATCTCGTGGGTGTCGCGGATGAATTCTTCCATCGTGTAGGCCATGATCGGTGCCTCGTGTCGGTAGAGGAGGTAGAGGTGTTCCAATAAATCCCAGTGCCCGCGTCGCCTGGGGTCGCGATGGCGCGCGCGGTAGTGCTCTAGACCACAACGCATCCGATCCTGTTCGCTGGCGAACAGTTCCCAGGGGGCGTTACGCGGGTGTTTGGCAATGGCGTTGAGCACGATCACCCGCACCACATGCGCGCCCCAGGGGAGATCATAGACGCCGTCCCAGGCGGTGGTTTGCAGCCCATGGCGCCGCGCGAGTCCCTCGGGTGAGCGGGTGGCAACAGCATAGAGGCCGAAGACATCGGGCGGCTGGAGTTTCCCCTCGCCATCGATCTTGTGCTTGCGATAGTTAACGTAGTGGCCGATGAGTTCGTCCAGCACCCAGGGGGTGAGGGCTTCGTGATGGGATTTGTAGGTCAGCAGGTTGTGGGCACGCAAGCGCTCCAGTCCGTCGGGCAGTTCGGGTGTCGGCTGGCGCGGATCAGGCGGCCCGGTCGAATCGATGATGGCCACATCCAGCAGTTGGCTTTTCAGGGCCAGTTCCACTTCGAGTTCCACCGTCCAGGGCGCCCCGGCAAACACATCCATCAGCGCAATGCCGAAGGCGCGGTGCCATTGACGCAGCGGGGCTTTGGCGGGGGTGTCGGGACGATCGCCTGTCATGGTGGGAAGTCTAGCCGATGCGCGCCTGGAGGTGGGAGGGGCTTCGCCGGCGCCTTCGCGATTTGGAGCGCATTGAAGGCTTGACTGAGGAAAATCATTCGCGGCCCCTTTGGATGCCTTTCTCAGGCCAGGACAGATGACTTTCCCTCAGTGGTCCCGCCGCAGTTTGGCCAGCCAGGCTTCGATGGTGGCTGGATCAAGCCCCTTGAGCCGGTCCTCGGGATCGTAGCGATTGAGCACCACGTCGGCATCAAGTCCCTTGAGCCGGTCCTCGGGATCGAAGCGCTTGAGAATCGATTCGGGGTCGCTGCGGATGGCCTCGTCAATGGCCATCTCGTGGGTGTCGCGGATGAATTCTTCCATCGTGTAGGCCATGATCGGTGCCTCGTGTCGGTAGAGGAGGTAGAGGTGTTCCAATAAATCCCAGTGCCCGCGTCGCCTGGGGTCGCGATGGCGCGCGCGGTAGTGCTCTAGACCACAACGCATCCGATCCTGTTCGCTGGCGAACAGTTCCCAGGGGGCGTTACGCGGGTGTTTGGCAATGGCGTTGAGCACGATCACCCGCACCACATGCGCGCCCCAGGGGAGATCATAGACGCCGTCCCAGGCGGTGGTTTGCAGCCCATGGCGCCGCGCGAGTCCCTCGGGTGAGCGGGTGGCAACAGCATAGAGGCCGAAGACATCGGGCGGCTGGAGTTTCCCCTCGCCATCGATCTTGTGCTTGCGATAGTTAACGTAGTGGCCGATGAGTTCGTCCAGCACCCAGGGGGTGAGGGCTTCGTGATGGGATTTGTAGGTCAGCAGGTTGTGGGCACGCAAGCGCTCCAGTCCGTCGGGCAGTTCGGGTGTCGGCTGG includes:
- a CDS encoding type II toxin-antitoxin system RelE/ParE family toxin, which translates into the protein MAEYRLTPAAEGDLESIWNYTAGQWGIEQADRYIDFLTEAFAELADTPKIAPSCEHIRPGYRRLAVERHIIYFRVTDYGIAVIRVLHDRMDASRHL
- a CDS encoding putative toxin-antitoxin system toxin component, PIN family, producing MNGTQNIVIDTNVLLAALKSSKGSSFRLLRLIGSNLFTPHVSVPLVAEYESVLKRENLSLSDTQIDDIIDFICASSHYHKIFYLWRPTLRDANDDFVLELAVSSQSQIITWNERDFKKAESFGIQVMNPRTFLVRLGIL
- a CDS encoding toxin-antitoxin system HicB family antitoxin encodes the protein MLQKAAGEDSIPIEQFIATAVAEKLAALTTEAYLQERSQRASEEKFRAALSAVPDVVPEGFDQI
- a CDS encoding type II toxin-antitoxin system ParD family antitoxin, which codes for MGTVRKTITLTMQQDSWIAAQISAGNYTNDSEYIRDLIRREQERSAETTAIRSALIEGETSGEPRRFDAATFKQRVRTSHG
- a CDS encoding class I SAM-dependent methyltransferase, encoding MLRVVQCCGLAPLFDGGIFGSPDTKDSILKCWQDLADRLQEQTPESVYQRLGEAMACNHQGFGGTPEENRTWGDCHKHDVLAWLHAQLGTEQYLEIGVDAGLSLARAPGRARGIDPRPDLLLQAPLSEQARILTCSSDAFFRDQAKTVLQQPPDLVFIDGMHLFEFALRDLINVERHAAPHTLVAIDDIYPCHPTQAERHRRSGAWTGDIWKLHRILRDCRPELTLLALNAHTTGLLLIAGLDPRDRVLEASYAAEVRRHLNSGPPPPAVLPREGAIPSDHALVAELVAVLKQAKAEAWSVAQVRVALAPLKPALAAAEAEYAGRAEEGIGRCGLNLRVLGAPVKVQLYFPQPQPPTYREAASTLHWLKPGQWVELRFALPEGLDLSQQPLRLDPADRPVRVHIAALRLRAAETDALLYSAETPEALAALTLKGDAQPLTTEPELILDSLGTDPQLLLPRLASATSTAPAARPGWLEVRMMIEPQAEAEPEAPQPAATAPIAQRPDREGGNGGETGTDHVFCAGRSTCQARHPRPQGQGRTHPFQPRSRSFGAGFFVFVQLRRMETDVLPFLR
- a CDS encoding GDP-mannose 4,6-dehydratase gives rise to the protein MPSALITGITGQDGSYLTELLLAQGYEVHGTVRRTSSLERSRLAHLYHDASIHNRRLFLHYADLDDPTTLRRVLHKVAPQEVNHLAGQSHVGLSFEIPETTCEFTAMGTLRLLEILRDLPAMPRFFHATSSELFGRPTESPQTESTPFAPVNPYGCAKAFATQLVKVYREAHGLFAVNGILYNHESPRRGEGFVTRKICRAAAEIKAGRQHTLKLGDTSAQRDWGHARDTVRGMWLALQHDTPDDYIFATGRLHRVQDVLELAFHAHGLHWQDYVETDPHLMRPAEPLHLVGDATKARTVLGWEPETDFAALIREMTLAELDALHH
- the tnpA gene encoding IS200/IS605 family transposase, coding for MRSYRKSSHTVHDLKVHLIWVTKYRYAVLTKEVGYRTREIIRQVCAQNDVQIISGAVSKDHVHLYISYPPKYSISDLVKWFKGRSSRKLQEEFPQLGKRYWGRHFWAIGYAAFSSGHVTDEMIREYLKHHEDHPNHQDDGFTVE